In Bacteroides coprosuis DSM 18011, the following are encoded in one genomic region:
- a CDS encoding Sec-independent protein translocase, TatC subunit (COGs: COG0805 Sec-independent protein secretion pathway component TatC~InterPro IPR019822:IPR002033~KEGG: bth:BT_4103 putative sec-independent protein translocase~PFAM: Sec-independent periplasmic protein translocase~SPTR: Putative uncharacterized protein;~TIGRFAM: Twin arginine-targeting protein translocase, TatC~IMG reference gene:2504108120~PFAM: Sec-independent protein translocase protein (TatC)~TIGRFAM: Twin arginine targeting (Tat) protein translocase TatC) yields the protein MTFWDHLEELRRIIFKVLGVWLVLAIGFFIAMPWIFDYVILAPCSNDFVFYDLLRWIGEKLSLEDEFFTQEFSVKLININLVAPFLVHISTAFWMSVVVSAPYLIYQLWKFIKPALYERELKGVKRAMLMGTMMFFLGVLLGYYMVFPLTLRFLSTYTLSTAIENQLTLNSYIDNFMMLILCMGLAFELPLLTWLLSLMGVVNKSFLKKYRRHAAVIIVILAAIITPTGDPFTLSVVAIPLYLLYELSIVMVKDRELVVEEE from the coding sequence ATGACCTTTTGGGATCATCTTGAAGAGTTACGTCGAATAATATTTAAAGTCTTAGGAGTTTGGTTGGTTTTGGCTATTGGTTTCTTTATAGCCATGCCTTGGATTTTTGACTATGTTATTTTAGCTCCCTGTAGTAATGATTTTGTGTTTTATGATTTACTACGTTGGATTGGAGAAAAACTAAGTTTAGAAGATGAATTCTTTACACAAGAGTTCTCTGTTAAGTTGATAAATATAAACTTAGTTGCCCCTTTCTTAGTCCATATTTCTACAGCTTTTTGGATGAGTGTAGTAGTATCTGCACCTTATCTTATTTATCAGTTGTGGAAATTTATTAAACCTGCACTTTATGAAAGAGAGTTGAAAGGTGTGAAGAGAGCTATGCTAATGGGAACAATGATGTTCTTTTTGGGTGTTTTGCTAGGTTATTATATGGTTTTTCCTTTAACCTTACGATTTTTATCAACTTATACACTTAGTACAGCGATAGAGAATCAACTGACACTAAATTCATACATAGACAATTTTATGATGCTTATACTCTGTATGGGTTTAGCCTTTGAGTTACCCTTGTTAACTTGGCTATTATCCCTTATGGGTGTCGTAAATAAATCATTCCTAAAAAAATATAGACGACATGCAGCTGTTATAATTGTTATTTTAGCTGCAATAATAACTCCGACAGGAGATCCTTTTACTTTAAGTGTAGTAGCAATTCCATTATATCTTCTTTATGAGCTTAGTATTGTAATGGTAAAAGATAGAGAACTAGTAGTAGAAGAAGAGTAA
- a CDS encoding Sec-independent protein translocase protein tatA/E-like protein (HAMAP: Twin-arginine translocation protein TatA/E~InterPro IPR006312:IPR003369~KEGG: bth:BT_4102 putative sec-independent protein translocase~PFAM: Bacterial sec-independent translocation protein MttA/Hcf106~SPTR: Sec-independent protein translocase protein tatA/E homolog;~TIGRFAM: Twin-arginine translocation protein TatA/E~IMG reference gene:2504108121~PFAM: mttA/Hcf106 family~TIGRFAM: twin arginine-targeting protein translocase, TatA/E family), which yields MFEFTTLAFISGSEWIIIALVILLLFGGKKIPELMKGLGKGVKSFKDGVNEAKDEINKVKDDIDETDSKK from the coding sequence ATGTTTGAATTTACAACACTAGCGTTTATATCTGGTTCTGAGTGGATTATTATTGCTTTGGTAATTCTTTTATTATTCGGAGGCAAGAAAATTCCTGAATTAATGAAGGGTTTAGGAAAAGGAGTAAAAAGCTTTAAGGACGGTGTGAATGAAGCTAAAGATGAGATCAATAAAGTGAAAGACGATATTGATGAAACCGATTCAAAGAAATAA
- a CDS encoding Alanine racemase (COGs: COG0787 Alanine racemase~HAMAP: Alanine racemase~InterPro IPR000821:IPR013221:IPR001608:IPR011079~KEGG: bfs:BF0816 putative bifunctional UDP-N-acetylmuramoyl-tripeptide:D-alanyl-D-alanine ligase/alanine racemase~PFAM: Alanine racemase, N-terminal; Mur ligase, central; Alanine racemase, C-terminal~PRIAM:UDP-N-acetylmuramoyl-tripeptide--D-alanyl-D- alanine ligase., Alanine racemase~SPTR: Putative uncharacterized protein;~TIGRFAM: Alanine racemase~IMG reference gene:2504108122~PFAM: Alanine racemase, C-terminal domain; Alanine racemase, N-terminal domain; Mur ligase middle domain~TIGRFAM: UDP-N-acetylmuramoyl-tripeptide--D-alanyl-D-alanine ligase; alanine racemase) gives MSYTIEEITRIIKAKRIGDNQTIINWLLTDSRSLSFPDETLFFALVTSRGDGSKYIADLYSRGVRNFVITNYENQILAKFQSRGISPYADANFLEVENPLKALQKLAAYHRSQFDCPVVGITGSNGKTVVKEWLHQILASSKKIVRSPRSYNSQIGVPLSLWQMHSDADVAIIEAGISQPDEMGALESMIRPTIGVLTNLGGAHQENFFSMQEKCMEKLKLFKHCDVVIYEADNDLISNCMSKSMLTSREIAWSRYDMERPLFISGIQKDENETTISFRYLGLDNYYKIPFIDEASIENSIQCLAICLYLMIPADQIRAGMAQLEPIAMRLEVKEGKNNCLIINDSYNSDLSSLDIALDFHYRRSLQKGLKRTLILSDLLETGQNTSTLYRRVSQLISSKQVQRLIGVGKNLMNEFSKFSTIEKDFFNNTADLIEAIQLGRIKFNHESILLKGARRFGFEKVLEEIELKRHETILEVDLNALIDNLNYYRDQLQPKTKIMCMIKAAAYGAGSYEVAKTLQDRKVDYLGVAVADEGAELRKVGITSSIIIMNPEVSAFKQMFQYSLEPEVYSFHLLDSLLNAAEKEGITNFPIHIKIDTGMHRLGFMADDMPELVNRLKNQNALIPKSIFSHLVGSDSDVFDDFTKDQISLFDKAATELQAAFSHKIIRHICNSAGIERFPEAHYDMVRLGIGLYGVHPSNKPILKNVNTLKTTILQIKDLDKIETVGYSRKGVLTRNSRIAAIPIGYADGLNRKLGNHNGFCLVNGQKASYIGNICMDVSMIDVTDIPCKEGDEVIIYGNDLPAEVLAEKLGTIPYEILANISTRVKRVYFLD, from the coding sequence ATGTCATATACAATTGAAGAAATTACGAGAATAATTAAAGCCAAAAGAATTGGTGATAATCAGACTATTATAAACTGGTTGCTCACAGACAGTAGATCTTTAAGCTTCCCCGACGAAACTCTGTTTTTTGCATTGGTAACATCAAGAGGTGATGGTTCAAAATATATTGCAGACTTATATAGCAGAGGGGTCAGAAATTTTGTGATAACAAATTACGAAAATCAAATACTAGCTAAATTTCAATCTAGGGGAATTTCACCTTATGCAGATGCTAATTTTTTAGAAGTGGAAAACCCTCTTAAAGCTTTACAGAAATTAGCTGCTTACCATCGATCCCAATTTGATTGCCCAGTAGTAGGTATTACAGGTAGTAATGGAAAAACTGTAGTGAAAGAATGGCTTCATCAAATATTAGCTTCTTCGAAAAAGATAGTGAGATCTCCTCGAAGTTACAATTCTCAGATAGGTGTGCCATTGTCTTTGTGGCAGATGCACAGTGATGCAGATGTTGCTATAATAGAAGCAGGAATATCGCAACCCGATGAGATGGGCGCTTTGGAAAGTATGATACGTCCAACAATAGGAGTGCTTACTAACCTAGGTGGAGCGCATCAAGAAAACTTCTTTTCTATGCAAGAAAAATGTATGGAGAAGTTGAAGCTATTTAAACATTGTGATGTTGTCATCTATGAAGCAGATAACGATTTGATATCTAATTGTATGTCTAAATCTATGCTTACGTCTCGTGAGATAGCTTGGAGTAGGTATGATATGGAGCGACCACTTTTTATTAGTGGTATTCAAAAAGATGAGAATGAAACAACAATTTCTTTCCGCTATTTAGGTTTAGATAATTATTATAAAATACCTTTTATAGATGAGGCTTCCATTGAAAACTCTATTCAGTGCTTAGCTATTTGCTTATACTTAATGATACCAGCAGATCAGATTAGAGCGGGGATGGCACAACTTGAGCCTATTGCTATGAGATTGGAAGTAAAAGAAGGCAAAAATAATTGTTTGATTATTAATGATAGCTATAATTCAGATTTATCTTCTTTGGATATAGCTCTTGATTTTCATTATCGTCGTTCATTGCAAAAAGGATTAAAGCGTACTCTTATTCTTTCTGATTTATTGGAAACAGGTCAGAATACTTCTACTCTATATAGAAGAGTGTCACAGCTTATCTCATCAAAGCAAGTGCAGAGGTTGATCGGAGTAGGGAAGAATTTAATGAATGAGTTTTCTAAATTTTCTACTATAGAAAAAGATTTTTTCAATAACACTGCAGATTTGATTGAAGCTATTCAACTAGGTAGAATTAAATTTAATCACGAAAGTATATTATTGAAAGGAGCTCGTCGTTTTGGCTTTGAAAAAGTTCTAGAAGAAATAGAACTCAAGAGGCATGAAACTATTCTAGAGGTTGATTTAAATGCTCTGATAGATAATTTAAACTATTATAGAGATCAGTTGCAACCTAAGACAAAGATCATGTGTATGATTAAAGCTGCTGCTTATGGTGCAGGTTCTTATGAAGTCGCAAAAACTCTACAAGATCGTAAAGTAGATTATTTAGGTGTAGCTGTGGCTGATGAGGGTGCTGAACTTAGAAAAGTTGGAATAACTAGCTCTATCATTATAATGAATCCCGAAGTCTCTGCATTCAAACAAATGTTTCAATACAGTCTTGAGCCCGAAGTGTATAGCTTCCATCTATTAGACTCACTATTGAATGCTGCTGAAAAAGAAGGAATAACAAATTTCCCAATTCATATAAAGATTGATACAGGTATGCATCGACTAGGATTTATGGCAGACGATATGCCTGAATTGGTCAATCGCCTAAAAAATCAAAATGCGTTAATCCCTAAATCAATATTTTCTCATTTAGTAGGGAGCGATTCCGATGTGTTCGATGACTTTACAAAAGATCAAATAAGCTTATTTGACAAAGCTGCGACAGAACTGCAAGCTGCTTTCTCTCATAAGATAATCCGTCATATTTGTAATTCTGCGGGTATTGAGCGCTTTCCTGAAGCCCATTATGATATGGTTCGTTTAGGCATAGGCTTATATGGGGTACATCCCTCCAATAAACCTATTTTAAAGAATGTGAATACTTTAAAAACGACAATACTTCAAATTAAAGATCTTGATAAAATTGAAACTGTAGGATATAGCAGGAAAGGGGTATTAACACGTAATTCACGTATTGCTGCCATTCCAATAGGTTATGCAGATGGACTTAATAGAAAGCTAGGTAATCATAACGGATTTTGCCTTGTTAATGGTCAGAAAGCTTCTTATATCGGTAATATTTGTATGGATGTCAGTATGATTGATGTTACTGATATCCCTTGCAAAGAAGGAGATGAAGTTATCATCTATGGCAATGATCTTCCAGCTGAAGTTTTAGCTGAAAAGTTAGGTACAATACCTTATGAAATTCTGGCAAATATCTCAACAAGAGTGAAGAGAGTCTACTTTCTAGACTGA
- a CDS encoding GSCFA domain protein (InterPro IPR014982~KEGG: bfs:BF0817 hypothetical protein~PFAM: GSCFA~SPTR: GSCFA family protein;~IMG reference gene:2504108123~PFAM: GSCFA family): MNLRTPVEIKSKEYPKINHNHSILSLGSCFSEHIGDKLVQAKLDCTVNPYGVLYNPLSIETAIREMCSEKLYLEDDLFLYNGEWHSWMHHGSFSALRKEDILDKINSRLQQIREKLHNLDYLFITFGSAWVYKRIEDGAVVSNCHKVPNKQFRREKLSVPEIVEVYKTLIKNIQEISPQLKIIFSVSPIRHISDGLHQNQLSKATLLLAIDALEQLFPDSVFYFPSYEIVLDELRDYRFFADDMAHPSFLAVDYIWEKFRQTFFLKDTDSLISQCEQISKSMAHRPSNPKSPAYVSFLEHLVIKMEQISRNNTKLEFRKEINQCHIQLKKLRE, from the coding sequence ATGAATTTAAGAACTCCAGTTGAAATTAAATCAAAAGAATATCCCAAGATTAATCACAATCATTCTATTCTTAGTCTAGGTTCCTGTTTTTCAGAACATATAGGAGATAAATTAGTTCAGGCAAAGCTTGATTGCACTGTGAATCCTTATGGTGTCTTGTATAATCCTTTGTCTATAGAAACAGCAATTAGAGAGATGTGTAGTGAAAAGCTATACTTAGAAGATGATTTGTTTTTATATAATGGGGAGTGGCATAGCTGGATGCATCATGGATCTTTTTCTGCGTTGAGGAAAGAAGATATTCTTGATAAGATCAACTCAAGGTTACAACAGATTCGTGAAAAATTACACAATTTAGACTACTTGTTTATCACGTTTGGCTCAGCTTGGGTATATAAAAGAATAGAAGATGGGGCGGTGGTTTCGAATTGCCATAAAGTTCCTAATAAACAATTTCGTAGAGAGAAACTGAGTGTGCCTGAAATTGTCGAGGTTTATAAAACTCTTATTAAAAATATACAAGAGATATCTCCTCAGTTAAAAATTATTTTTTCAGTAAGTCCGATTCGTCATATTAGCGATGGATTACATCAAAATCAATTGAGTAAAGCTACTTTATTACTCGCGATTGATGCATTGGAGCAATTGTTTCCAGATTCTGTTTTTTATTTTCCTTCTTATGAGATAGTACTTGATGAGTTGAGAGATTATCGTTTTTTTGCTGATGATATGGCTCATCCTTCTTTTTTAGCTGTAGATTATATCTGGGAAAAATTTAGACAAACTTTCTTTTTAAAAGATACAGATAGTTTAATATCTCAATGTGAGCAAATATCAAAAAGTATGGCACATCGCCCCTCTAATCCTAAATCACCAGCTTATGTGTCTTTTTTAGAACATTTAGTAATTAAAATGGAGCAAATATCAAGAAATAATACGAAATTAGAGTTTAGAAAGGAGATTAATCAATGTCATATACAATTGAAGAAATTACGAGAATAA
- a CDS encoding 1-deoxy-D-xylulose-5-phosphate synthase (COGs: COG1154 Deoxyxylulose-5-phosphate synthase~HAMAP: Deoxyxylulose-5-phosphate synthase~InterPro IPR005477:IPR005475:IPR005476~KEGG: bfs:BF0796 1-deoxy-D-xylulose-5-phosphate synthase~PFAM: Transketolase-like, pyrimidine-binding domain; Transketolase, C-terminal~PRIAM: 1-deoxy-D-xylulose-5-phosphate synthase~SMART: Transketolase-like, pyrimidine-binding domain~SPTR: 1-deoxy-D-xylulose-5-phosphate synthase;~TIGRFAM: Deoxyxylulose-5-phosphate synthase~IMG reference gene:2504108124~PFAM: Transketolase, C-terminal domain; Transketolase, pyrimidine binding domain~TIGRFAM: 1-deoxy-D-xylulose-5-phosphate synthase) gives MEKKSKYSLLDNISSPYDLRKLNLDQLEQLCAELREDIIDELSCNPGHFAASLGVVELTVALHYIFNTPYDRLVWDVGHQAYVHKILTGRKDIFYTNRKFKGIKPFPSPDESEYDTFTCGHASNSISAALGMSVAARQKGELDRHIVAVIGDGSMSGGLAFEGLNNASSIPNNLLIILNDNDMSIDKSVGGMKQYLVNLTTSQPYNQVRYQAAKVLRKMNILNDDRRNALIRLGNSLKSVAMQQQNIFEGLNIRYFGPIDGHDVKNIARVLRDIKEMEGPKLLHLHTIKGKGFEPAEKHATIWHAPGKFNPITGERIVSDTSGLAPKFQDVFGHTLLELAEKNNKIIGVTPAMPSGCSMNIMMKSMPERAFDVGIAEGHAVTFSGGMAKDGLLPFCNIYSSFIQRAYDNIIHDVAILKLPVVLCLDRAGLVGEDGPTHHGAFDLAFLRPIPNLTISSPMDEKELRRLMYTAQLPDKGPFVIRYPRGRGVCPNWKCELEEITIGTGREIIKGTDLAVITLGPIGNSAQNVIEKLNNEGNHIALYDLRFLKPLDQDLLHQIGQNFKKIITIEDGVIKGGMGTAILEFMADNSYTPSIYRMGIPDEFIEHGSVNELYKVCGLDEDSIHATIVNKLAD, from the coding sequence ATGGAAAAGAAGTCAAAATATAGCTTACTCGATAATATATCTTCTCCATACGATCTACGTAAATTAAACTTAGATCAACTAGAGCAACTTTGTGCTGAATTACGTGAAGACATCATTGATGAGCTTTCTTGTAATCCTGGACATTTCGCAGCTAGTTTAGGAGTGGTAGAATTAACAGTTGCACTACACTACATTTTTAATACTCCTTATGACCGATTAGTATGGGATGTCGGGCATCAAGCGTATGTTCATAAAATTTTGACCGGTAGAAAAGACATCTTTTATACCAACAGAAAATTTAAAGGCATTAAGCCATTCCCTTCTCCTGATGAGAGTGAATATGACACTTTCACCTGTGGCCATGCATCCAACTCTATATCTGCTGCCTTAGGAATGTCAGTAGCTGCACGTCAGAAAGGGGAATTAGACAGACATATTGTTGCCGTAATCGGAGATGGATCTATGAGTGGTGGATTAGCTTTTGAAGGCTTGAATAATGCTTCTTCTATACCAAACAACTTGCTTATCATTCTTAATGATAATGATATGTCCATTGATAAAAGTGTAGGTGGCATGAAGCAATATCTCGTAAACCTGACTACTTCTCAACCTTATAACCAAGTGAGATATCAAGCAGCGAAGGTTTTACGAAAAATGAATATTTTAAACGACGATCGTAGAAATGCCTTAATACGTCTAGGTAATAGTTTAAAATCCGTAGCCATGCAGCAGCAGAATATATTTGAAGGCTTGAATATTCGCTACTTTGGACCAATTGATGGTCATGATGTAAAAAATATAGCCCGAGTACTTAGAGACATAAAGGAGATGGAAGGTCCTAAACTTTTACACCTCCATACGATTAAAGGAAAAGGCTTTGAGCCTGCCGAAAAACATGCTACAATATGGCATGCTCCAGGAAAGTTTAATCCTATAACCGGAGAAAGAATTGTATCTGACACAAGTGGTTTAGCTCCTAAATTTCAAGATGTTTTTGGTCATACACTACTTGAACTAGCAGAAAAAAACAACAAAATCATTGGAGTAACACCCGCTATGCCTTCTGGTTGTTCTATGAATATAATGATGAAATCAATGCCCGAAAGAGCATTTGATGTGGGGATAGCAGAAGGACATGCTGTAACCTTCTCAGGAGGAATGGCAAAAGATGGATTGCTTCCTTTTTGCAACATTTACTCATCCTTCATTCAACGTGCTTATGATAACATTATTCATGATGTAGCAATATTAAAACTGCCAGTGGTACTCTGTCTAGATAGAGCAGGTTTAGTGGGAGAAGATGGTCCAACACATCATGGTGCTTTCGATTTAGCATTCCTACGCCCTATCCCTAATTTAACAATTTCCTCACCGATGGATGAGAAAGAGTTAAGAAGGCTCATGTATACAGCTCAACTTCCCGACAAAGGTCCTTTTGTTATACGTTATCCGCGTGGTAGAGGTGTTTGTCCGAATTGGAAATGTGAGTTAGAAGAAATTACTATTGGAACAGGTAGAGAGATAATAAAAGGGACAGATTTAGCTGTTATCACTTTAGGACCAATCGGAAATAGTGCACAAAACGTGATTGAAAAATTAAATAATGAAGGAAATCATATTGCTCTTTATGACTTACGTTTTTTAAAGCCTCTTGACCAAGACTTATTACATCAGATTGGACAAAATTTCAAGAAGATTATAACAATTGAAGATGGAGTAATTAAGGGTGGTATGGGTACTGCTATACTTGAATTCATGGCAGATAATAGTTATACTCCATCCATATACCGAATGGGTATTCCCGATGAGTTTATAGAACATGGTAGTGTAAATGAACTTTATAAAGTGTGCGGATTAGACGAGGATTCAATCCATGCTACAATTGTAAACAAACTAGCTGACTAA
- a CDS encoding TrkA-N domain protein (COGs: COG0569 K+ transport systems NAD-binding component~InterPro IPR003148:IPR006037~KEGG: bfs:BF0795 potassium transporter peripheral membrane component~PFAM: Regulator of K+ conductance, N-terminal; Regulator of K+ conductance, C-terminal~SPTR: Trk system K+ uptake protein TrkA;~IMG reference gene:2504108125~PFAM: TrkA-N domain; TrkA-C domain), producing the protein MKIIIAGAGAVGTHLAKLLSSEKQDIILLDEDEERLESLNSNFDLMTIVGSPTSIKGLEEAGVKSADLFIAVTPDESRNMTACMLASNLGAFKTVARIDNYEYLLPKNKAFFKELGVDSLIYPEMLAAKEIVSSMKMSWVRQWWEFCGGALILLGVRIRENAELVNTTLIELGANEIPFHIVAIKRKQETIIPRGKDTIQLDDIVYFTTTKKYIPYIRKITGKEEYPDVRNVMIMGGSRIAARTAQYAPEYMNIKILDTNIERCNRLSEALDNKILILNGDGRDVDLLLEEGIHNTEAFIALTGNSETNILACLSAKRLGVAKTIAEVENVDYISMAESLDIGAVINKKFIAASHIYQMMLEADVSNVKCLTFANADVAEFIVKPDAKVTKKLVKNLGFPKGFTVGGLIREGEGILVNGDTQIQAGDHVVVFCLNTMIKKIEKFFN; encoded by the coding sequence ATGAAAATTATTATAGCAGGCGCTGGGGCTGTAGGAACGCACCTAGCCAAACTGTTGTCTAGCGAAAAGCAAGATATTATTCTATTGGATGAAGATGAGGAAAGACTTGAATCTCTTAATTCAAATTTTGACCTCATGACTATTGTTGGATCTCCTACTTCTATCAAGGGTTTGGAAGAAGCTGGAGTAAAATCAGCAGATTTATTTATAGCAGTTACTCCTGATGAAAGTCGTAACATGACTGCTTGTATGTTAGCCTCCAATCTTGGCGCATTTAAAACAGTTGCTCGTATAGATAATTACGAATATTTATTACCTAAGAACAAAGCATTTTTTAAAGAACTAGGAGTAGACTCACTAATCTACCCCGAAATGCTTGCCGCTAAAGAAATTGTATCTTCAATGAAGATGAGCTGGGTTCGTCAATGGTGGGAATTCTGTGGAGGAGCCTTAATCCTTCTTGGTGTAAGAATTAGAGAAAATGCCGAATTGGTAAACACTACATTAATAGAACTAGGAGCAAATGAAATACCTTTTCACATTGTAGCAATAAAAAGAAAACAAGAAACTATTATTCCTCGAGGAAAAGACACTATACAACTAGATGACATTGTGTATTTTACCACTACAAAAAAATACATACCCTATATTAGAAAAATAACTGGGAAAGAAGAATATCCAGATGTCCGTAATGTTATGATTATGGGAGGAAGTAGAATAGCTGCTCGTACGGCCCAATATGCTCCTGAATATATGAACATCAAAATTCTAGATACTAATATAGAGAGATGCAATCGCTTATCTGAAGCACTAGATAATAAAATACTGATATTAAACGGAGATGGAAGAGATGTTGATCTACTTCTTGAAGAAGGTATCCACAATACAGAAGCATTTATAGCCTTAACAGGAAACTCGGAAACTAATATTCTTGCTTGTCTATCAGCAAAACGTTTAGGTGTAGCAAAAACTATAGCTGAAGTAGAAAATGTTGATTATATCAGTATGGCTGAAAGCTTGGATATTGGAGCGGTAATCAACAAAAAGTTCATTGCAGCTAGTCATATTTATCAAATGATGCTCGAAGCTGACGTTTCTAATGTAAAGTGTCTCACTTTTGCGAATGCTGATGTAGCTGAATTTATTGTAAAGCCAGATGCTAAAGTAACGAAGAAACTAGTAAAAAATTTAGGTTTCCCCAAAGGATTTACGGTAGGTGGGCTGATTCGTGAAGGAGAAGGCATATTGGTGAATGGAGACACACAGATACAAGCAGGTGATCACGTTGTAGTATTCTGCCTCAATACAATGATTAAGAAAATAGAAAAATTCTTCAACTAA